In Phragmites australis chromosome 24, lpPhrAust1.1, whole genome shotgun sequence, the following are encoded in one genomic region:
- the LOC133906892 gene encoding protein G1-like5, whose amino-acid sequence MDLVPHPDSPHSDNSGGGLGAASGAVSSVASPAGGAVASPAGGAVASPSRYESQKRRDWNTFGQYLRNHRPPLSLARCSGAHVLEFLRYLDQFGKTKVHTSACPFFGHPAPPAPCPCPLRQAWGSLDALVGRLRAAYEENGGRPENNPFGARAVRLYLREVRDHQSRARGVSYEKKKRKKAAAHPVPAPVISSHDGNGHHHHHHHQMPPPPPPGAAA is encoded by the coding sequence ATGGACCTGGTGCCGCACCCGGACAGCCCGCACTCCGacaacagcggcggcggcttggGCGCCGCGTCGGGGGCCGTGTCGTCGGTGGCGTCGCCGGCCGGGGGGGCGGTGGCGTCGCCGGCCGGGGGGGCGGTGGCGTCGCCGAGCAGGTACGAATCGCAGAAGCGCCGGGACTGGAACACGTTCGGGCAGTACCTGCGGAACCACCGCCCGCCGCTGTCGCTCGCGCGGTGCAGCGGCGCGCACGTGCTCGAGTTCCTGCGCTACCTCGACCAGTTCGGCAAGACCAAGGTGCACACCTCGGCCTGCCCCTTCTTCGGCCACccggcgccgcccgcgccctgcCCGTGCCCGCTGCGCCAAGCGTGGGGAAGCCTCGACGCGCTCGTGGGCAGGCTGCGTGCCGCCTACGAGGAGAACGGCGGCCGGCCTGAGAACAACCCTTTCGGCGCTCGCGCCGTCAGGCTCTACCTCCGTGAGGTCCGCGACCACCAGTCCCGCGCTCGCGGCGTCAGCTACGagaagaagaagcgcaagaagGCGGCGGCGCACCCGGTCCCGGCCCCAGTCATCTCCTCCCACGACGGCAacggccaccaccatcaccaccaccaccagatgccgccaccgccgccgcccggaGCCGCGGCGTGA